Genomic DNA from Fusarium oxysporum Fo47 chromosome IX, complete sequence:
GATCATGGATGAGTGCGTCGTTGCGCTACAAGCGGCAAAGCTACTACAAGGAGCTAGGGAAAAGGCTACACAGAAGTCATCATCTCAAGCTGCAGCGGCTGTAAATCCAGGGACGTCTTGGCCTGATGGAATGGTGTACTTGAATCACTACTGGGGACCTATGAATCTGCTGGATGGGGACTTGGATCAGAACCTCGACATGTCATCGATAGACTTTGATGCTGCGAGCCTGTTTATGTCGATGCCTCATTAGTTCAAGAAGAATACTATGTCTAATTGAGAACGACAGAGAGCATAGTAAGAAAATTAGAGTGACTGTTTGCAATAACTATGAGTAATTGTATATGTCATCGAAGACAGAAGTGAACTGAAGTAGACGAAGGTTTGTTACAGTTGACCTCGTATTGCACAGTCCATCACCGAATGAAAACAACCCAGTCTATACTTAAAACCCATGCACATTGCTGTCCTTGGTCCATCTTCTGAAAGTCTTTCCATAGAAGTAGAACACCGCTCCCAAGCCGCACCAGAGAACAGTGAGTCCCATGTTGGTCATGAAGACAGGAATGAATCTGGAGAAGCTGTTAGTGACGGACATTTCGAAGACCGCAAAATCATGACTTACCCTGACTTAATAGTCCATGGAGTGACGAACTTGCCCATTCCATATCCCCAAAGACTCTTATTGACAGTAATAGCAACGAAAAGCGATCCAGTGACTGGCTTATAGCAATCCACTGCGTATGTACTGGCAATACTTGGGAGGGCAGCAACCTGGATGCCAGCAGATGAGTAGCCAAGGACGGCAATGACTGGCCATGGCCAATGTCTTTCGTATCCGATTGAGGTGATCACATTGCCGAAGATCATAATGACGATGTAGGGGATCATCGCAGGGAGACGCATCTCTGGTTCTCGGATACCGCCGTTTCGCGTGGTTGCTTTTGCAGAGACCCAATCGCTGAAGGGACCAGCTGTGACAAGTCCGATCAAGGCGCCGACAAGAATGGAGAAATTGAGGAAGCCTTGGAAGGTTAGTATATGTCACTGACTGAGCTGTCATAGAAACTTACCAATGGACTGAGAGCTCATGTTGTACGGAGGAGCTGCAAACACCTGAGACTGGGTAAGGTTGAGAATCAAGAAGTTACTGCAACTCCAGCTGACCACAAAGGAAGCAAAGAGAACAATAGGATAGACGAAGAGCCTCCATGGAGTCCAgatgtcgagaagaatgtTTTGGAGAGGCGCTGAGTTGGGTTGGAACAGTCGCCACTGCAACTTTGAAGGTGTTCCTTTGCCCAAATGAGCGTCTGCAGAGGGTTCACCCTGGGCTTGAGGTGTACCGACAGTCTTTTCAGCATCAGCATGGGAGTGCGACGGTTTGTCCTGAGTTGTATCAATAATCTCATTAACCCCACGCTCAGCCTCAATCGAGTCGACGCGTGTCCACTTTGTTTCAGGAAACCCAAATATGCCGAGCACGATGGAGAGAGCAGTAACAGCGACATTGAGCCACCAGAAGTTCTGCCATCCCGTGCGGTCTGCCATTGGACCAGCGATGATTGGCGCGATCATAAGTGAGCCCATGTAAACAACCCAGTATAGCGCGTTCCATGTTCCGCGATcgtggaggaagaagatatcgGCGATGACGGCGGGTTGAAGAATCTCAGAGGGTCCAGCTCCGATTCCGTTGAGACTGAAGATGTTAGCAAGACCTCGGGAGGCTTTTGGGGGTAAACTTACACACAGGCTcccatgaagatgccgtAGGTGGATGCTTTGGCACGAATGATGTGACAGGCGAGGCAGATCACCTGCGAAGCAAGATAGACAGGTCGACGACCGAAGGAGGTAGAGATAGGTGCCCTTCAAAAGTCAGTCATAGCATCTACACCACAGTGCTAGATACTCACCAGAAAAAGTTGCTAAATCCCAGAATCAGGATAGTAACGCCTGTAAACTGAATAACATCCTCAAGAGTACTGTTATAAGCACGAATCAAGTCAGGAAACATAGGCGCAAGAGCCAGAGGCGCAAATCCCTGAGTGAACGTCATGGTAGAAACGCAAAATATGGCAGAGAACTTCCAGAAAGGCGACCAGTTTAGGGGATCGTGAAGATCTTGCGATGGTTGGGGAACGAGAACTTGATCGGACTCCTTGGCTCGGACATAGTGTTCTTTGCCAACGTCTGTCATGATCTCCGTTCCAGGGAGGACTTCGATGTGAAGTTCATCCTGGATGGTTTCACGTGCCTGTTGAAGTTAGAAGGAAGTTTTGTAGATGATAGAGGTTACTGGCCTCTTGAGTAGGCATTCTTGCGGTGGTGCAAGAGTTCAGGCTTGTGCGGTTGTGTAATTCTCGATATTCTGATCTACCAGTATACTCAACATGCCATCGCTCGCTATTTATCTCAACTCATTTCACGGTTCTTATCATTATCACAGCTTCGATgattccatctccaacatctccaaaAACCTCGGATTACTTAAACCAGCTAGCTCACTCCTTTATCTGCGTTAAGCTATGAGATCCAGCGCCCGTAAGGTCTCGGTATAGCCCATCGGCAAGTGGCCAGCAGGGATTCATGAGGGGGATCTCCTGGTAATCTAATTGCCATCGGCGTGATGGACCCGAATGAGATGGTTTACGGGGGAGATGGCGGGGTATTAGAGTTTGCGGAGTAGTTAGCGCCGGCAGTTAGTTACTCAGGTGAGGGCATACCAAGCCATTTTGGTCACTGTTGATGCTAAGCGAGCTTTACTATTTGGATTCCATCTTAAGTTCTTTAATTATCTATGAAATAATTCCCTGTTGCGTTCTCATACAAACTCTTCACTGTTGTCAATAATGAGTGCACAAGTTCAGCTTGCCAGGAATCTCAGAAGTAAATTTCTCATCTGCGGCTGATGCTGCAAGAACGCTCTGGACTCACATGCTAACCATGCTATGGAAAGGGGCTGTTCATTTTCAGAATAGCCTTTAAGGTTGCATCTTCAGATCGGCCATCCCACATTCTAAGATCTTAGTCTATCTCGGATACCCTCCATAAGCAATGCGTAAGCAGCGTCATCAGGCCCAACCACCTCTTCCTCTGGTGCCCAGTCCACTCCATCCCGGCTCGAAAACTAGCTCATAGCGTTAGCTCCAAACCAACTGCTGCGACTCGGGCAAATAGTATATGCAGTGTATTGCATCCTTGTCCATCGCTCTTGTACCAGTCCTACTCCATGCAGATATTTATCCAATCGTAAGTCTTTCGGTTCCTCAGGGTCGAATCGGTAAGGCTTGCGGGGGCGCTCACCAAAGCTTTCTGGTTCGGAACATGCGAAGGTTCTGTGCCTGTTGTCGGTATGAAGCCACTCTACGTCTTCTTGATTGATATCCGCGTACTCGTCCTGTTGCAGGATAGCCCTTGTGGTAGGAAATTCGTAGCTCCAATCTTTCTCTCCCATGACAAACTTCTTAAGACCTCTCATGCTATTTTTCCATCCTGAGAGCACGTGATGTCACCTTATGCTGTTCTCGAAAATGGACGTGTCCTTGTTCTGTCTTACACCGTATATAATGGTCTCTAGGACTGGATATCCATCTGTTGTCAGGGGCCCATATTGTGTGGTTTTGTGCAAGATTGGGCAGTTATCAAGATAAAACTCTTCCCGGCCACCACTCTTATTGCTTCTCCCCAGAGACACGATCCAGTCAGTCTCGTTCATTACTGAAAATATAGGACCCAAGAGCCAGAACCTTCAGGTATGGCAACGCTCCAATCTGCGAAAAGTCCATTCTGGGAAACCATCCCCAGTAATGGGAGTAGAATAATGATAGTACTTGTAAGTTTTCGACCACGCTGGGCGATAGCCATTGTGAAGGGAAGGCTTGGAAGAACTCGTCCATTTCGTTATGAAAAGTATTTTCACCCAAGAAAGCAAAGTCTTTTTTAACCAGAATCTTCAGGTCGACCAAGGTTGGTAGACGGAGGAGCTTGTTCCAGCCCTCCGATCTGATTAGGTTGGGGTTAATAGAGTCGGCAAGGTTCGAGATGGTAAGCTCTTTGATCCTTATGCCATGCCCGGATGGCAGGTCTAGGTCATCGCGTGCGTCCGCGAGCTCGAATATTCTTTCTGTAATGTGCCGTAGATGTTGTTCTGATTCGTCTCTGTCCACGTTGTCTCAATGTAGTGAGAAATGATGTCTATAACCCGATAGCGAAAAGGTGACTCCGCATTGTTGTTATAGTCCGATTGAAAGAAGATAAAGTCGACTCAGATTTCGAAAGAAGACCAGGTACGTAAGAGCGTTGGCAAGGTTTTCAAAAAGCATAATGTATTCACCTTCGGGGTAGCCATATAGCGGATTACGCTCAGTATCAATGGTGACTTCTTGGATATAAGTTCTCAAAGTTTTGGACAGTGCAATATTGATAAAGTGTGCAGCTGAATTACCCTCTGGAAGTGGTCTCAGGGAATGGAAGGCGTGAATTGTTGCCTCGTAGTGTAGCTTGCGAGATACCGATCTTGAGCGCAGTTGGTCTTGCTTGGATCCGTGAG
This window encodes:
- a CDS encoding major facilitator superfamily domain-containing protein, whose protein sequence is MTDVGKEHYVRAKESDQVLVPQPSQDLHDPLNWSPFWKFSAIFCVSTMTFTQGFAPLALAPMFPDLIRAYNSTLEDVIQFTGVTILILGFSNFFWAPISTSFGRRPVYLASQVICLACHIIRAKASTYGIFMGACVLNGIGAGPSEILQPAVIADIFFLHDRGTWNALYWVVYMGSLMIAPIIAGPMADRTGWQNFWWLNVAVTALSIVLGIFGFPETKWTRVDSIEAERGVNEIIDTTQDKPSHSHADAEKTVGTPQAQGEPSADAHLGKGTPSKLQWRLFQPNSAPLQNILLDIWTPWRLFVYPIVLFASFVVSWSCSNFLILNLTQSQVFAAPPYNMSSQSIGFLNFSILVGALIGLVTAGPFSDWVSAKATTRNGGIREPEMRLPAMIPYIVIMIFGNVITSIGYERHWPWPVIAVLGYSSAGIQVAALPSIASTYAVDCYKPVTGSLFVAITVNKSLWGYGMGKFVTPWTIKSGFIPVFMTNMGLTVLWCGLGAVFYFYGKTFRRWTKDSNVHGF